A section of the Oreochromis niloticus isolate F11D_XX linkage group LG9, O_niloticus_UMD_NMBU, whole genome shotgun sequence genome encodes:
- the LOC100691682 gene encoding 5'-AMP-activated protein kinase subunit gamma-2 isoform X4 encodes MAMRRLSSLVLRKWKEKERWTGRRRSEPYAGGNEDEEDEGEEMKTESRDRLTDRRMMRRKSEPCGATEEEDQTEEKKKSGVRRERRMSEPSVEEEEVRRDRRRAEPGRGRERRKSTSWLMAEDRAAGQADGMKLRRRSEPCGVLHVQLLPLSGRRRRELLQRRTGRRASCSEEEECHMTKGRSDPAGPLDYTNSLSSPPLPPPSAPLVFRQEEVSVFHLETYLTEPRRPETRRLRSFSSPPDTGQQVSAFSSASFTSLSSSSCCQKPPPAPPPVASPPPAPPVGTLVEVADTMSEQPDPDDAASEASERDIYMRFMKCHKCYDIIPTSSKLVVFDTTLQVKKAFFALVANGVRAAPLWESKKQSFVGMLTITDFINILTRYYKSPMVQIYELEEHKIETWRELYLQETFKPLVHISPDSSVFEAVHSLIKNKIHRLPVIDPVSGNALYILTHKRILKFLQLFVCEMPMPAFMKQTLEELGVGTYTNIAYIHPDTPLITALSVFTHRRVSALPVVDHHGKVVDIYSKFDVINLAAEKTYNNLDVTVTQALRHRSQYFEGVMKCNKLETLETIVDRIVKAEVWGGRSLSPLS; translated from the exons ATGGCGATGAGGCGTCTGAGCAGCCTGGTGCTGAGGAAGTGGAAGGAGAAGGAGCGATGGacggggaggaggaggagtgagcCGTACGCAGGAGGAAACGAGGACGAGGAAGACGAGGGGGAGGAGATGAAGACGGAGAGCAGAGACAGACTGACGGACAGACGGATGATGAGGAGGAAGTCTGAACCGTGTGGAGCgacagaggaggaggaccagacagaggagaagaagaagagcggCGTGAGGAGAGAACGCAGGATGTCTGAGCCCAgcgtggaggaggaggaggtcaggagagacaGGAGGAGGGCGGAGCCgggcagagggagagagaggaggaagtCCACGTCGTGGTTAATGGCGGAGGACCGAGCAGCAGGCCAGGCGGACGGGATGAAGCTGAGGCGGCGGTCGGAGCCCTGCGGCGTGCTGCACGTGCAGCTGCTTCCTCTGTccggcaggaggaggcgggagCTGCTGCAGAGGAGAACGGGCCGCCGTGCCTCCTGcagcgaggaggaggagtgtCACATGACCAAGGGGCGGTCGGACCCCGCCGGGCCACTCGACTACA CCAACAGTCTGtcctcccctcctcttcctcccccttCTGCTCCTCTGGTCTTTCGTCAGGAGGAGGTGAGTGTTTTCCATCTGGAGACGTACCTGACGGAGCCGAGGCGTCCGGAGACCAGGAGGCTGCGCTCCTTCTCTTCGCCCCCCGACACCGGCCAGCAAGTCTCTGCGTTCTCCTCTGCCTCCTtcacctccctctcctcctcctcctgctgtcagAAGCCTCCACCGGCCCCGCCTCCTGTGgcatctcctcctcctgctcccccTGTTGGGACGCTG GTGGAGGTTGCAGACACCATGTCGGAGCAGCCGGACCCCGATGATGCCG CGTCCGAGGCGTCAGAGAGAGACATCTACATGCGCTTCATGAAGTGCCACAAGTGCTACGACATCATCCCCACCAGCTCCAAGCTGGTGGTGTTCGACACCACGCTGCAG GTGAAGAAGGCGTTCTTCGCTCTGGTGGCCAACGGCGTGCGAGCCGCTCCACTGTGGGAGAGCAAGAAGCAAAGCTTTGTGG GAATGTTGACCATCACTGACTTCATCAACATCCTCACCAGATACTACAAGTCCCCcatg GTGCAGATCTACGAGCTGGAGGAGCACAAAATCGAGACGTGGAGAG AGCTCTACCTGCAGGAGACCTTCAAACCCCTGGTCCACATCTCACCTGATTCCAG CGTGTTCGAGGCTGTGCACTCGCTCATCAAGAACAAGATCCACCGTCTGCCCGTCATCGACCCGGTCAGCGGGAACGCCCTCTACATCCTGACGCACAAGAGGATCCTCAAgttcctgcagctgttt GTGTGTGAGATGCCCATGCCGGCCTTCATGAAGCAGACTCTGGAGGAGCTCGGCGTGGGGACGTACACCAACATCGCCTACATCCACCCCGACACGCCACTCATCACCGCCCTCTCCGTGTTCACGCACCGCCGTGTCTCCGCCCTCCCCGTTGTCGATCACCACG gTAAAGTGGTGGACATCTACTCCAAGTTTGACGTCATA AACCTGGCAGCAGAGAAAACCTACAACAACCTGGACGTGACGGTGACTCAGGCGCTGAGGCACCGCTCCCAGTACTTCGAGGGAGTGATGAAGTGCAACAAGCTGGAGACGCTGGAGACCATCGTGGACCGCATCGTGAAGGCCGAG GTCTGGGGAGGAAGGAGTCTCTCCCCCCTCAGCTGA